One region of Sulfuriroseicoccus oceanibius genomic DNA includes:
- a CDS encoding DUF6288 domain-containing protein gives MKSLRTFVSVVSAFCLACSGLVQADQSSLGPIGGKFQHQDGTNYLKVERVTSGGPGDLAGLQVGDFIYAVNGEDLGVLSPNSVDGWKGSVIDFSEAIERAESGNGTLPVTVLRPGVGKVDLTIQLNAAGAFGPAYPLGSPKYDVGYQWACEQLHAQVTAAANVGVNYNTGLNGLILLSHPNWNDTTGDKPYRTSIDRLKDAAVTYLNEIIVDPVESTNLDGTPNDGSAEDSDPNDQNHVGVGLENWQISTAAMFLAEYRLKTGDTAVDATLQRAADALANRVQEYEQPPYDAQVGVTKVGLMGHGGVTGDYPHVSYAGINIVNAHALSALAMLKGAGANVDHSQFMNCWQRMKECTNVSGGADDGNVGYAWRQGGYDSTGRTAGAVFGMKNYGGISADDQTFVDRQEDYLLRQWQRFQHCHAYTVGGVVLYQFAMPYMSDREQRFLMENMKYFYQLHRNASGTLDYFGGRENNGGDGYLNLNSVAIINYAMAYAVQSGNLESFPKPNTNRLHADFKAPTLTWPTVDARAGAVNGNSATFNVDITDYVGSVLNAEDYTATWTHVSGPATATFSDAAMASTTVNFPTSGTYRIQLQVEANGYTLTEPIDLEVSTLTPPDGYVMGSANYRVYTNIGGLALSDLTSNAKYPDSPDIATTVTSLEGTHGGDNYGSRIQGYIVPPVTGDYTFHIAGDDASQFKFGSSEATATVICSSSDWTDRYQWNKYGSQTSATQSLTAGVPYFFEVLHKEGGGGDHVAVAWTQPGASTPEVIPGRNLAVPESTGLTIISQPEDQSAAAGGDVTFNVVAEGAGPFLYEWTLNGTSYWPVSSDSSLTLTNIGAGSAGVYRCRVLNPEGTVVSDAATLTVTGVGTLTQGGLWREVYEGIGGGSITDLTTNQAFPKFPSSGGVITEAAAPSEVGGNYGQRWTGWVKPDVTGDYTFYIASDDSSELWLSTDESAENKEKIAYKYGYTSEKNWSGGGVSAAIPLVAGNRYYIEVRHKEGGGADHCAVTWRKPGDPAPTNGVGSIPGQYLEYLTGGVHEAVVELQLNRVLPQAETVRIRPGVGLALECSVNSVLRNSATVAWTQEAGPGTVTFDAPGELATGATFSAEGTYVVRCTVDNGGIPVSQEVSVVVSSEPVQTWQSVSVAEPTAGSGTVNADGSITVVGSGNDIYFREDECHLFSQNLTGDFDVRARLASKSLTTRFGQHAALMARESAASGARHASLSHERDTKVAFQYRTELSGNTTWKSTPASLPPVWLRLVRSGGDPTTGTAGQTFTGYYSTDSGATWSQAYSVTYTNPMPETLMVGFAVSSNGSSLNEAVFDNISGFQLARDFGPEVEAGDALSLGAGDLATLAGTATDDGQPLTPGTVTTTWTQFSGPGDVTFGDAAVVGTTASFSMPGTYELRLLATDGVTTTFDDVTVTVAPDWSTPPTLADVTFSVAEDAAIGAEVGTVSGSDSDIGDTLTYAITAGNAGGAFALDASSGVLTVASALDHETTPSYALTVSVTDADENVTTAAVTVNVTNAYESPTAANDALALQAGSNGGAVNIIDNDAVDGAQSLEMLGFVTTPVAYDAGTTGTPPSPASAAGGGWTQIETEDGNPATGSVTAVASADDNGSGLDAWLVTDNTTAGSQWAQYRKAPSDAEIALGNTNGWMLETKLRFVDDFNAEGSTQVEYGNGSKRFLVFYDLDDNDDLTAKLFGTGGGTYTLTSGGTGTQNFHDIVVLYDPATQTASFVVDGVRFDGGSWSGQGSGAKGVEWGNESSGGQGSAAFHTVKWSYFDMPITLGSGAVVSYNSGEVNFDPNGGYDSLPLGEELVETVRYAITDGAGQVAVGSLNVTITGENPDADADTLNDAWEVVHFGNTGVVVGTDDHDGDGQNTYSEMVFGGNPNAPDAPPVQGRIVDSAGTSVFEFKFRRPKNHSDLGVTYQVQSSTSLLGGDWVDDNTAVASVIDDGSNEWIVIELPVATDQRRFYRVDAVTAP, from the coding sequence ATGAAATCCCTCCGCACCTTTGTCTCTGTAGTTTCTGCATTTTGTTTAGCCTGTAGTGGCTTGGTTCAGGCAGATCAGTCCTCACTTGGCCCGATTGGCGGGAAGTTCCAGCATCAGGATGGAACGAATTATTTGAAGGTGGAGCGAGTGACCTCCGGTGGACCTGGTGATTTGGCCGGACTGCAGGTGGGCGATTTCATCTATGCGGTGAATGGCGAGGATCTTGGGGTGTTGTCGCCCAACTCGGTGGACGGCTGGAAGGGCTCGGTGATTGATTTTTCCGAGGCAATCGAACGGGCGGAATCAGGGAATGGTACGTTGCCGGTGACGGTGCTGCGTCCGGGAGTGGGCAAGGTGGATTTGACCATTCAGTTGAATGCCGCGGGGGCATTTGGTCCTGCTTATCCGCTTGGGAGTCCGAAGTACGATGTGGGGTATCAGTGGGCGTGTGAGCAGTTGCATGCGCAGGTGACTGCGGCGGCGAACGTTGGGGTGAACTACAACACAGGACTTAATGGATTGATCCTGCTTTCCCATCCGAACTGGAACGACACGACGGGTGACAAGCCGTACCGCACGTCGATCGACCGCTTGAAGGATGCGGCGGTGACCTACCTGAATGAGATTATTGTAGACCCTGTGGAGTCGACCAACCTCGACGGCACGCCAAATGACGGGTCGGCGGAGGACAGCGATCCGAATGACCAGAACCACGTTGGAGTCGGGCTGGAGAACTGGCAGATTTCGACGGCCGCGATGTTCCTGGCCGAGTATCGCTTGAAGACCGGTGACACGGCGGTGGATGCGACCTTGCAGCGTGCGGCGGATGCGCTGGCCAACCGCGTGCAGGAATATGAGCAGCCGCCCTATGACGCACAGGTCGGAGTTACCAAGGTCGGCCTGATGGGGCACGGTGGAGTCACTGGCGACTACCCTCACGTGAGTTATGCGGGAATTAATATTGTGAACGCTCACGCATTGTCCGCGCTGGCGATGCTCAAGGGGGCTGGAGCGAACGTGGATCATTCGCAGTTCATGAACTGCTGGCAGCGGATGAAAGAGTGCACCAACGTGAGCGGCGGTGCGGACGATGGAAACGTCGGTTATGCCTGGAGGCAAGGGGGATACGACTCGACCGGACGTACGGCTGGGGCGGTTTTCGGGATGAAAAACTACGGTGGTATCAGTGCCGACGACCAGACCTTTGTGGATCGTCAGGAGGACTATCTGTTGCGTCAGTGGCAGCGCTTCCAGCACTGCCATGCTTACACCGTGGGCGGTGTGGTTTTGTATCAGTTCGCGATGCCGTACATGAGTGACCGCGAGCAGCGTTTCCTGATGGAGAACATGAAGTACTTCTACCAGCTGCACCGCAATGCATCGGGTACGTTGGATTACTTCGGCGGGCGTGAGAACAATGGCGGCGATGGATATCTCAACCTCAACAGCGTGGCGATTATCAACTACGCCATGGCTTACGCGGTGCAAAGCGGCAACTTGGAGAGCTTCCCCAAGCCGAACACAAACCGTCTGCACGCCGATTTCAAGGCGCCGACGCTGACTTGGCCGACTGTCGATGCGCGGGCCGGTGCGGTGAATGGTAACTCGGCGACGTTCAACGTGGACATTACCGACTATGTGGGATCGGTGCTGAATGCCGAGGATTACACGGCGACGTGGACCCATGTTTCCGGCCCGGCTACGGCCACATTTTCCGATGCCGCCATGGCATCGACAACGGTGAACTTCCCGACATCCGGGACATACCGCATTCAGCTTCAGGTCGAAGCGAATGGGTACACATTGACCGAACCAATCGACCTCGAAGTTTCGACGCTGACTCCGCCGGATGGCTACGTCATGGGCAGCGCGAACTACCGCGTGTACACGAATATCGGAGGGCTGGCACTGAGCGATCTGACGAGCAATGCAAAGTATCCGGATTCGCCGGATATTGCGACTACCGTGACCTCGCTTGAGGGGACGCATGGGGGCGATAACTATGGGTCGCGGATCCAAGGGTACATCGTGCCGCCGGTGACAGGGGATTACACTTTCCACATTGCGGGGGATGATGCGAGCCAGTTCAAGTTTGGTAGCTCTGAGGCCACTGCGACGGTCATCTGCTCGTCGAGTGATTGGACCGACCGATACCAGTGGAATAAATACGGCTCGCAAACATCCGCAACCCAGTCTCTGACCGCGGGCGTGCCGTACTTCTTCGAGGTCTTGCACAAAGAGGGTGGTGGCGGCGACCACGTGGCGGTGGCTTGGACCCAGCCGGGTGCCTCGACCCCCGAGGTGATTCCGGGGCGCAATCTGGCGGTTCCTGAGAGTACCGGACTGACGATTATTTCCCAGCCGGAGGATCAATCGGCCGCTGCTGGTGGCGATGTGACCTTCAATGTGGTGGCCGAGGGTGCTGGTCCATTCCTTTACGAGTGGACCTTGAATGGCACCTCCTACTGGCCGGTGAGCAGCGACTCTTCACTGACATTGACCAACATTGGTGCGGGATCCGCCGGGGTCTATCGCTGCCGCGTATTGAACCCGGAAGGTACGGTGGTGAGTGATGCCGCGACCTTGACGGTGACCGGTGTGGGAACGCTGACTCAGGGGGGCTTGTGGCGTGAGGTTTACGAAGGCATCGGGGGGGGGAGCATCACCGACCTGACGACGAACCAGGCATTCCCTAAGTTCCCGAGCTCCGGGGGTGTGATCACGGAAGCTGCCGCACCAAGTGAAGTGGGCGGTAACTACGGCCAGCGTTGGACTGGTTGGGTGAAGCCGGATGTGACGGGTGATTATACCTTCTACATTGCCTCGGATGACTCATCGGAGCTGTGGCTTTCCACAGACGAGAGTGCAGAGAACAAAGAAAAGATCGCATACAAGTACGGCTATACTTCGGAGAAGAACTGGAGTGGTGGCGGGGTGTCCGCTGCAATTCCTCTGGTGGCGGGTAACCGCTACTACATCGAAGTGCGCCACAAAGAGGGCGGAGGCGCCGACCACTGCGCGGTGACATGGCGGAAGCCGGGGGATCCTGCCCCGACCAATGGCGTGGGTTCTATTCCCGGTCAGTATCTTGAGTACCTCACCGGCGGTGTACATGAGGCTGTGGTCGAGCTCCAGCTCAACCGCGTACTGCCACAGGCAGAGACCGTGCGGATCCGCCCGGGTGTCGGTCTGGCGCTTGAGTGCTCGGTGAACTCCGTGTTGCGCAACTCGGCGACCGTCGCGTGGACGCAGGAAGCAGGTCCTGGCACCGTGACATTTGATGCGCCGGGTGAGTTGGCAACGGGTGCCACGTTCTCTGCTGAGGGGACCTATGTGGTGCGTTGTACCGTCGACAACGGCGGCATCCCCGTGAGCCAGGAGGTTTCCGTGGTGGTGAGTTCCGAGCCGGTGCAAACTTGGCAGAGTGTCAGTGTGGCCGAGCCTACAGCTGGTAGTGGCACCGTCAATGCGGACGGGTCCATCACGGTTGTCGGCAGCGGCAATGATATCTACTTCCGCGAGGACGAGTGTCATTTGTTCTCCCAGAACCTGACCGGCGACTTCGACGTGCGCGCTCGATTGGCAAGCAAGTCCTTGACCACTAGATTCGGTCAGCACGCGGCGCTGATGGCGCGGGAATCCGCCGCATCGGGCGCACGCCATGCATCGTTGAGCCATGAGCGCGACACCAAGGTCGCGTTCCAATACCGGACCGAGCTCAGTGGTAATACTACGTGGAAATCGACTCCGGCTTCCTTGCCTCCGGTTTGGTTGCGTCTGGTGCGCAGTGGGGGCGATCCAACAACCGGTACAGCGGGCCAGACCTTCACCGGGTATTATTCTACCGACAGTGGAGCTACGTGGAGTCAGGCATATTCAGTGACATACACGAATCCAATGCCCGAGACCTTGATGGTAGGGTTTGCGGTGTCGTCCAATGGATCCTCGCTGAACGAAGCGGTTTTCGACAACATCAGTGGCTTCCAGTTGGCAAGGGATTTTGGCCCTGAAGTGGAGGCGGGCGACGCGCTATCGTTGGGTGCTGGAGATTTGGCAACGCTGGCGGGAACGGCTACCGACGATGGGCAACCGCTCACGCCGGGCACCGTGACCACGACTTGGACGCAGTTCTCTGGTCCTGGTGATGTGACCTTCGGGGATGCGGCGGTCGTTGGCACCACGGCATCGTTCAGCATGCCGGGTACCTATGAGTTGCGCCTCTTGGCGACCGATGGCGTGACCACCACGTTCGATGACGTGACCGTGACGGTTGCTCCGGATTGGAGCACCCCGCCGACTCTCGCCGATGTTACGTTCTCCGTGGCGGAGGATGCGGCGATCGGTGCGGAAGTGGGAACCGTGAGCGGATCTGACAGCGACATCGGAGATACGCTGACCTATGCGATCACCGCGGGCAATGCGGGCGGTGCATTTGCTCTGGACGCCTCCTCCGGCGTGCTGACCGTGGCGTCGGCCTTGGATCATGAGACCACTCCATCGTATGCGTTGACCGTCAGTGTGACGGATGCGGATGAGAATGTGACTACCGCCGCGGTGACGGTCAATGTGACCAATGCCTATGAATCGCCAACTGCTGCCAACGATGCGCTGGCTCTTCAGGCCGGAAGCAATGGAGGGGCGGTGAACATCATCGACAACGATGCGGTGGACGGTGCTCAATCGCTGGAAATGCTCGGCTTCGTGACCACGCCTGTGGCTTACGATGCGGGGACCACCGGAACACCGCCAAGCCCAGCCAGTGCCGCTGGCGGCGGATGGACGCAGATTGAGACCGAGGATGGAAACCCTGCGACTGGATCCGTCACTGCGGTGGCATCCGCCGATGACAATGGCAGCGGATTGGATGCCTGGTTGGTCACCGACAACACAACAGCCGGCAGCCAGTGGGCCCAGTACCGCAAGGCGCCATCCGATGCCGAGATTGCCTTGGGCAACACGAATGGCTGGATGTTGGAAACCAAGCTGCGCTTTGTCGATGACTTCAATGCCGAAGGCTCGACCCAGGTCGAGTATGGCAATGGCTCGAAGCGCTTCCTGGTTTTCTACGACCTCGATGACAACGACGACCTGACCGCGAAGTTGTTTGGCACGGGGGGAGGAACCTACACGCTGACCAGTGGAGGAACCGGTACCCAGAACTTCCACGACATTGTGGTGCTCTATGATCCGGCAACCCAGACCGCATCGTTTGTGGTCGACGGTGTGCGCTTCGACGGTGGCTCGTGGAGCGGTCAGGGTAGTGGTGCCAAGGGCGTGGAGTGGGGCAACGAGTCGTCCGGCGGCCAGGGCAGCGCTGCGTTCCACACGGTGAAGTGGAGCTATTTCGACATGCCGATCACATTGGGAAGTGGAGCGGTCGTTAGCTACAACTCGGGTGAGGTGAACTTCGACCCGAATGGCGGCTACGATTCGCTGCCGCTCGGTGAAGAGTTGGTCGAAACCGTGCGCTACGCCATCACCGACGGTGCCGGGCAGGTCGCAGTCGGATCGCTCAACGTCACCATCACCGGTGAGAACCCGGATGCGGATGCCGACACACTCAATGATGCGTGGGAGGTCGTTCACTTCGGCAACACAGGGGTCGTGGTGGGGACAGATGACCACGATGGCGATGGCCAGAATACGTATTCCGAGATGGTCTTCGGGGGCAACCCGAACGCACCGGATGCGCCGCCGGTGCAGGGACGCATCGTCGACTCTGCGGGTACGTCTGTGTTTGAGTTCAAGTTCCGCCGACCGAAGAACCACAGCGATCTGGGTGTGACGTACCAAGTGCAGTCGTCAACCAGCTTGCTGGGTGGGGATTGGGTTGATGACAACACGGCAGTGGCCTCGGTGATCGATGACGGATCCAACGAATGGATCGTGATCGAGCTGCCGGTGGCGACGGACCAGCGTAGGTTTTACCGCGTGGATGCGGTGACCGCGCCGTAA
- a CDS encoding class I SAM-dependent methyltransferase, with protein sequence MSNPVADTLMLAFSAEGGLAVPERALVIGAEPVGRMITWPDVVGWQPLKTKAEAWKRAGFELIEDLGDERWPLVVVLPGKSKDETLAWFALARDHLAPGGTLVVAMPNTAGAGRFEKTLRQATRETRAITKNKCRTFIATDDGSWDESVIDQWRADGLRRTLPGTDYVVDPGVFSAKGVDPGSAFLMEHLPHTIRGKVADLGAGWGYLSAEVLKRFPDVNRVDLFEVDSRALDCARANVAPVADGRDVRFLWQDVTLGIKGRYDTIVMNPPFHTGQTKDLSLGLAFLKVAADSLVKRGKLFIVANRQLPYEAALNETRLPWSIVAENPTYKILLMENK encoded by the coding sequence GTGAGCAACCCTGTAGCAGATACCCTGATGCTGGCCTTTTCCGCCGAGGGCGGGCTGGCGGTTCCCGAGCGTGCCTTGGTGATTGGAGCCGAGCCTGTTGGCCGGATGATCACTTGGCCTGATGTGGTCGGCTGGCAGCCGTTGAAGACAAAAGCCGAGGCGTGGAAGCGTGCTGGGTTCGAGTTGATCGAAGACCTGGGCGACGAACGCTGGCCGCTGGTAGTGGTATTGCCGGGTAAATCGAAGGATGAAACCCTCGCGTGGTTTGCCCTGGCTCGCGACCATTTGGCACCTGGCGGGACGCTCGTCGTCGCCATGCCCAACACAGCTGGAGCCGGACGGTTTGAAAAGACGCTGCGCCAGGCGACTCGCGAAACGCGTGCCATTACGAAAAACAAATGCCGCACGTTCATCGCCACGGATGATGGCTCGTGGGACGAGTCGGTTATCGATCAATGGCGTGCTGACGGCCTGCGACGCACGCTTCCCGGCACCGACTATGTCGTGGATCCAGGGGTTTTCAGCGCCAAGGGAGTGGATCCAGGCTCCGCGTTTTTGATGGAGCATTTGCCTCACACGATCCGCGGCAAGGTGGCGGATCTGGGAGCGGGATGGGGTTATCTCTCGGCTGAGGTACTCAAGCGCTTCCCCGATGTGAACCGCGTCGATTTGTTCGAAGTCGATTCACGGGCACTCGACTGTGCCAGGGCGAATGTGGCACCCGTCGCAGATGGGCGCGACGTGCGTTTCCTGTGGCAGGACGTGACGCTCGGAATCAAAGGACGTTACGACACGATCGTGATGAACCCGCCATTTCATACAGGCCAAACCAAGGACCTCAGCCTCGGGCTCGCGTTCCTCAAGGTGGCTGCCGATTCCTTGGTCAAGCGGGGCAAGTTGTTCATTGTGGCCAACCGCCAGCTGCCATATGAAGCAGCGCTCAACGAGACACGCCTGCCGTGGTCTATCGTCGCCGAGAACCCGACCTACAAGATTTTGCTCATGGAGAACAAGTAG